One stretch of Lagenorhynchus albirostris chromosome 13, mLagAlb1.1, whole genome shotgun sequence DNA includes these proteins:
- the LOC132531642 gene encoding tyrosine-protein kinase ZAP-70 isoform X2, with protein sequence MPWYHKSLTREEAERKLYSGSQTDGKFLLRPRKEQGTYALSLIYGKTVYHYLISQDKAGKYCIPEGTKFDTLWQLVEYLKLKADGLIYCLKEACPNNSASSEAAAPTLPAHPSTFTQPQRRIDTLNSDGYTPEPACLASSEKPRSMPMDTSVYESPYSDPEELKNKKLFLKRENLLMADIELGCGNFGSVRQGVYRMRKKQIDVAIKVLKQNTEKADKDEMMREAQIMHQLDNPYIVRLIGVCQAEALMLVMEMAGGGPLHKFLLGKKEEIPVSNVAELLHQVSMGMKYLEEKNFVHRDLAARNVLLVNRHYAKISDFGLSKALGADDSYYTARSAGKWPLKWYAPECINFRKFSSRSDVWGYGVTMWEAFSYGQKPYKKMKGPEVMAFIEQGKRMECPPECPPEMYKLMSDCWTYKWEDRPDFLTVEQRMRTYYYSLASRAADPVAEAACV encoded by the exons GCTGAGACCCCGGAAGGAGCAGGGCACCTATGCGCTGTCTCTGATCTATGGGAAGACTGTGTACCACTACCTCATCAGCCAGGACAAGGCGGGCAAATACTGCATTCCCGAGGGGACCAAGTTTGACACGCTCTGGCAG CTGGTGGAGTACCTGAAGCTGAAGGCTGACGGGCTCATCTACTGCCTAAAGGAGGCCTGTCCCAACAACAGCGCCAGCTCAG AGGCCGCTGCTCCCACACTCCCCGCCCACCCATCCACATTCACCCAG CCTCAGAGACGGATCGACACGCTCAACTCAGATGGATACACCCCTGAACCAG CATGCCTAGCGTCCTCAGAGAAGCCGCGATCGATGCCCATGGACACCAGCGTGTACGAGAGCCCCTACAGCGACCCCGAGGAGCTCAAAAACAAGAAGCTCTTCCTGAAGCGCGAGAACCTCCTCATGGCTGACATAGAACTTGGCTGCGGCAACTTTGGCTCCGTTCGCCAGGGCGTCTACCGCATGCGCAA GAAGCAGATCGACGTGGCCATCAAGGTGTTGAAACAGAACACAGAGAAGGCGGACAAGGATGAGATGATGCGGGAGGCGCAGATCATGCACCAGCTGGACAACCCCTACATCGTGCGGCTCATTGGCGTGTGCCAGGCCGAGGCCCTCATGCTGGTGATGGAGATGGCGGGCGGCGGGCCGCTGCACAAGTTCCTGCTCGGGAAGAA GGAGGAGATCCCCGTCAGCAATGTGGCGGAGCTGCTGCACCAGGTGTCCATGGGCATGAAGTACCTGGAGGAGAAAAACTTTGTGCATCGTGACCTGGCGGCCCGCAACGTCCTTCTGGTCAACCGGCACTACGCCAAGATCAGCGACTTTGGTCTCTCCAAGGCACTGGGTGCTGATGACAGCTACTACACC GCTCGCTCGGCGGGGAAGTGGCCGCTCAAGTGGTACGCGCCTGAGTGCATCAACTTCCGCAAGTTCTCCAGCCGCAGTGACGTCTGGGGCTACGGGGTCACCATGTGGGAAGCCTTCTCCTATGGCCAGAAGCCCTACAAG AAGATGAAGGGCCCCGAGGTCATGGCCTTCATCGAGCAGGGCAAGCGGATGGAGTGCCCCCCAGAGTGTCCGCCCGAAATGTACAAGCTCATGAGCGACTGCTGGACCTACAA GTGGGAGGACCGTCCAGACTTCCTGACCGTGGAGCAGCGCATGCGAACCTACTACTACAGCCTGGCAAGCAGGGCCGCGGACCCTGTGGCCGAGGCTGCGTGTGTCTGA
- the LOC132531642 gene encoding tyrosine-protein kinase ZAP-70 isoform X3 — protein sequence MPMDTSVYESPYSDPEELKNKKLFLKRENLLMADIELGCGNFGSVRQGVYRMRKKQIDVAIKVLKQNTEKADKDEMMREAQIMHQLDNPYIVRLIGVCQAEALMLVMEMAGGGPLHKFLLGKKEEIPVSNVAELLHQVSMGMKYLEEKNFVHRDLAARNVLLVNRHYAKISDFGLSKALGADDSYYTARSAGKWPLKWYAPECINFRKFSSRSDVWGYGVTMWEAFSYGQKPYKKMKGPEVMAFIEQGKRMECPPECPPEMYKLMSDCWTYKWEDRPDFLTVEQRMRTYYYSLASRAADPVAEAACV from the exons ATGCCCATGGACACCAGCGTGTACGAGAGCCCCTACAGCGACCCCGAGGAGCTCAAAAACAAGAAGCTCTTCCTGAAGCGCGAGAACCTCCTCATGGCTGACATAGAACTTGGCTGCGGCAACTTTGGCTCCGTTCGCCAGGGCGTCTACCGCATGCGCAA GAAGCAGATCGACGTGGCCATCAAGGTGTTGAAACAGAACACAGAGAAGGCGGACAAGGATGAGATGATGCGGGAGGCGCAGATCATGCACCAGCTGGACAACCCCTACATCGTGCGGCTCATTGGCGTGTGCCAGGCCGAGGCCCTCATGCTGGTGATGGAGATGGCGGGCGGCGGGCCGCTGCACAAGTTCCTGCTCGGGAAGAA GGAGGAGATCCCCGTCAGCAATGTGGCGGAGCTGCTGCACCAGGTGTCCATGGGCATGAAGTACCTGGAGGAGAAAAACTTTGTGCATCGTGACCTGGCGGCCCGCAACGTCCTTCTGGTCAACCGGCACTACGCCAAGATCAGCGACTTTGGTCTCTCCAAGGCACTGGGTGCTGATGACAGCTACTACACC GCTCGCTCGGCGGGGAAGTGGCCGCTCAAGTGGTACGCGCCTGAGTGCATCAACTTCCGCAAGTTCTCCAGCCGCAGTGACGTCTGGGGCTACGGGGTCACCATGTGGGAAGCCTTCTCCTATGGCCAGAAGCCCTACAAG AAGATGAAGGGCCCCGAGGTCATGGCCTTCATCGAGCAGGGCAAGCGGATGGAGTGCCCCCCAGAGTGTCCGCCCGAAATGTACAAGCTCATGAGCGACTGCTGGACCTACAA GTGGGAGGACCGTCCAGACTTCCTGACCGTGGAGCAGCGCATGCGAACCTACTACTACAGCCTGGCAAGCAGGGCCGCGGACCCTGTGGCCGAGGCTGCGTGTGTCTGA